The following DNA comes from Bombus terrestris chromosome 2, iyBomTerr1.2, whole genome shotgun sequence.
GAAGCTAATGTCATTTCCAAGTTTCCTTTCAAGCCAAGCAATGCTGGCACCAATATATATACTTCGGATACTGTTTGATATACAGGCCAATGCTACAGGGAAGAAGGAAATCAACCGACGTGTGCATTTAAACATTTTCTCAATGTTTTTATATTGCGCTCCTATCAAATTCGGTACTCGTACGTACCTGCACAACATCCAGTAACATACTGGCAGCCACCATACCGAAACCAGCTAACAGAAAAGGCACAAACATTTGTATAGATATAGACCAAACATTCTCATCTCTGAATTGCCTAAATTGAGTGTCTCGTGTAACTGATTTTTTTGCATCATCGTTAATACATTGATGATCAATTGGCGATGGTATAAGTCGCTGTGTATGTTCTCCATCGCTTTCCGTTTCTTCATCAGTTTTAATTTCCACTTCCATGGTAATATCGGAAATATTCGATCGAAGTGATTCATCACTATCTAGTCCCACCATTCTGTTTACGCGAAATTTCTTTTCTGATTTTCTCTGTCGTATGTCTGATAAATTACTTGCGTACACCTTCATTCCTACATTAGCATGGTTCATTCTTGACAAATCGCTTTCCAAGCAGTACTATCGAAAACTGTAACGAAAAAGATGATTGCTGCTATTCTTTTGAACTCTGACAAAGATTGCGAATTTGCATCTTAATCAGAAGAATGTGAGTGTAATTGTTGTAACTGATGTGTAATTAACGAgcattactattattactattattgttatcattattgttattattattatcatcatctaCAGCATCAACGTCCTCATCCTCCTGTTCTTCATCATCGTCATTGCATTTATCATtgtcattatcattatcatcatcatcatcgtcatcatcattatcattatcatcatcattatcattatcatcatcatcatcgtcatcatcatcgtcatcgtcaaTGTCATCATGATCATCATCACTGTCATCGTTTTCGTCATTACTACCACCATCGCTATTATCATCATTAGCATTATTGCATTGCTCGAGAGTTTCCATCTTTGATATATTTTCTCCTTTCaccatataattaataataattacaatgctgtaCAGTAAAAGAAAGATCTCTTTTCATTGCACATAGGACAGcttatctttttattcttgCTGTACAAAACTGTCAAACGAAAATTAGCATCGTATAAGAAAAAGCATGCATTCTGTacagaaaaaaattatttattgtgtGTTCATTTTGAAAGTAcataatatttccatatcttACGCATCGGATGACATTAGGCGTGAATTGACTAATTCTTAATGATCGATATCGATATTTGTATCCATTATCCATTTGGGATGAAGTCAAACGCATTGCTTTTTACCTCTTTTGTAATCGATTGTTTCGTAATCATGATCAaatggaaaattcgatgaaaacaATTCATAACGGAGAAACGAGAAAATGAGAGACAATGAAACACAATTTCATAGTCGTCAAGCTAATGATAGGATCAAAGTAATTGGCAAATATGATACGACTAAAGTTATGAAAGTCAAAAAATGAACGACAGTGAAATTAATAGAATTCGTATAGTGATAAGTTTAAACATTTAATAGATATCTACcgatataaaattttagaaataataatatccaGAGTAAATGGAGGTTCGTTATCTAAAAGATTgtcaaaaaatagaaaatggttATAGCTTGAAATAAAAGTGTAATTGTTTATATCAATAATCTATCATGAAAgacgatattattatattgtacaaaaaatTTGATCGAAATAGGGATGCTGCTACAGGTTAAAATGCCATGTTTATGTGTAAAAAAGGTGTTTCCATTGTAATTGCATAATTACATAGCttaatatttttgattttacGTACGAGATATTTAACATTGATACAGATATTCTGGCTGTTagtagtatttttataaataatcttttggcaataaaacaagaaaatacTGTATTGCCAAATTGATGATGTTTCAACGTGGAAAACATAACCTCGATGCCGTATAACCTACCTTGAACGTATAATACGGCTCCATATTCGTTCGTCGTTGAACCACGTGGAGGCGTTCTCAGTTACCAGCGAAAAAGTATGAACAGCTGTAATACGAAACATTAGTAATCTAGTTATTGAACCGTGAATGATGTATACACTCTTTCATGGTACATATGTACGTGTTGTATAATATTCACgcaatgtaatatgtatatcgaAGAGTTCAAGTTTGACGAGTTTAAAGTTGTAATTTCGAACTATTGAGTTAAAGATATACCAAAGATACGCGAGATCATATAGATAAAAAACAGACAATTAGATAATAAATGGTGGATGATAAACGATATAACCGATTTTATTGTTTGTATAGAAACGTAACAAGAGAAGAAATTTACTTTACCGATACGTTTCAGtttgtaaaaatgataaaaagcaAAACTAATCTGAGAACGAATTTTCTGAATGTTatgaaaatctataaaataggACTAGTATTTTATATTGCAAAGTTAACGAACGTGGCAGTTGTCATGTACTCTTCCATACATGAAATTGTTTCTTTcgttaaatataagaaattaaatttacataaaacaaACAGGAGAACAGGAATATGCTGAACATATTTTTAGAATGCAAAAAgtacatttttataaagtaaatttgaaaattaaagtaataaacaaaacattatacaattatttattttcgtatATATTCTTTCACGTACGTACGACTAAATGCATAATTTCCCAAAAATGCAATAGAAAGATACATGCCTAAAAAGAATGTAGTCTTCTGTCGAGtagtagaataaaaaatttaataaaagcttCGATAATCGTAAAATAATGCAAAAATATTGATTTCGGAGGAAAATTCAATAAGAAATcgaaggaagaaataaaaatacacgcGGCTGCTTTGTAATAAATTCATCTTATTACAAACGAAGACTAATTAATTTAGATGCAAGTTACCCTGGGCATAGGGGGTATACACCGAGGAATGATGCTCGAAATACTTTATCTGGGCAATGGGCATAGTGCCCGTAAGAGAGTTCTGTCTAGACGATGCATGCGTATTATATGAGACTTCGACGAGTTAGTTTGCATCCATTGTGCGCCTTTCTATTGTCAAATCGATCACGCGTTATTTACGTGATATCATTTGAAATAGAATCGGataattgtttttctttttaataataatgaattcatatacatcataaatattatttagcAGTTTATTACTCTTATATTATCAAGATTTAGTGTAATATTACAAGGTAAGAGAGTTTCCTATATATCGTTCGTGTCTACtaaatttttagtaaaaattttaatctctTTTCTCGTAtctcctttttttccctttctctctcctccCCGTGTATTCTTAATCGGATTCGTTTGCTCGTTCATTTGCATTTCTTCGTTACATGCTTTCGATCCAGATAAAGTTAGATCCAACACTTGTATGTAATAGATTGCATAATTAAGAAACACTTGAAAGCTCTTTGTTACATAATACTTTCAATTAAAACACTACTGAAACATTAAATATACAGCTACATAAAGCGAAAGATGATCCTATTAATTTAACAATGTGATTATGATGatcgtatcacattatatataCGTGCGAAATTTTTTGCATAACCCATGTATTTAAAAACAGTTTCCATAAGTGTTCACATACTTTCGCGAGTGTTCAAACGCTTCCCACTATAGctgattaatataataaatgtcaaattatcgaagagagagagagagagagagagaaaggaaaataagagaagaggaggaaataaaaagcACGAAATAAAACACGTCAGTACcgtaattaatttgaaatttgaataaagTGACAGTGCACGAGTTTCGAAGAATCTGCAATGGGTCGCAGAAAACATCGGAGCAAAGGAAGCAAGTTACCAGCGTTGAGATCGTCGAAATGTAACGTAGCTTGTGGGAAATCAACGACTTGCGATGAAGCGAAAgcgaaggaagagagagaaagaagaggaacaaCAGAGAAAACTATAACACCCGATGTTATGCGTTACCAGAAAGAAAGGACAGACTGTTTTCACCAAACGAATGATCCAATCGGTGTACGTTCTCGATTAATGCATCCTTTGGTTCAGTCGTCTTTATTAATTAACTCATCGATATTATCAGAGGAGGATGAGAGCGTAGAGGACGAATGCATCGAATTAAAGGTAAAACCACGGTTCGTATTCGTGTCTAGCCTTTGTATGGTTTGCTCGAAGAAGTCTCAGTTATTTTGCGAGCGTTGCCAAATGGTGTCTTATTGCTCGATAATGCATCAAACGCAGGGACTGTCGCTGCATCGTGAGTTGTGCGAAGCACTGACAGAGATTCATTCGTCCATCGTCTTGACACTCTCTGATGGTTCGGGCGTGCAATTGGACGCGGACCAGTACCGTATTTATCGGCTAAAATTGCTGGCGATACTCGAGTCTGAGGTCAAAAGATCGTTGGATCTTTGGGAAAAAGAAATCATATTATATCCTAGAGTTTGTCGAGTTTGTCGCCGCTTTAGCGAAAAACTAATCTGCTGCACGCACTGCGGGATGGAATTCTTTTGCGAGGAACATGGTGACGAACATAAAAATTGGTGCGAAGAGTTTCGAGTTTATCAAAGAATTTTGCACCTTCAACACAAACACGGTTACGTTAATCCGAAAATTCCGAACGCGCATCTGGAAATGTTCGTCGCGCAGCCAGAATTCGATTTCGATAAATTAATGCATCGAATTTACGGGAATTCTTTATATTATCGTCAAATGGATTGTTATACGTACGCTCTATTATCGCATCTGTGCACGATTCCACTGACAGCCCTTTATTCCATGCAGATTTCTTGCCCCGAATGGCGAGATAGAACCGATTGGACTATTCATATACTTGGCGCGGAATTCCAATTCGAAGGTATACACTTAGACGTCTGGGAGAAACTGTTTCTTCATTTCTTACCGAACTTACAGAAGCTCCATTTGATTTTGATTGGACCAGAGTTACAATTACCGAAAGACATCCCTCCTAGACTTTTATCCATGGTTCAAATTTGTAAGAAATGTAAATCCGCTGGTCGAGCTGTTATCGTTACGTTTAAACCGGAGAAGCTTTATCACTGCTTGGTTCGCGACCCATCGCAAACTCTTGCTACTCCTGATTTAATTTGTCTCTATAATCCTGGTCTTTATCGGACGACTGGGTTTGCAGGAAAAGACACATGGCTCGAGACGATACGCGAGTTTTCCAAGACGTTAGCTCCAACCACCATCACGTCTTACACTGCGCAAGAAATGCTTTGGgaaataaatcgaataaattcCGTTGCTGACGTCGAAGTTCTTTTACAACCGTGTAAAAATCCATTTGCGTCGGTCAAGCCAGACCGAAACTTCGTTAGCGATAATACTAACCCTCTTATCTATAAGAATTACTACATTACCATTGTCAAAGGGAAATCGATTGTACTCTAATCCTCTGTATCGCACACGCGGATAAAGTATACACGCTCGCCTGTATACGCTCTTATCGTTAGAT
Coding sequences within:
- the LOC100644995 gene encoding uncharacterized protein LOC100644995 — its product is MGRRKHRSKGSKLPALRSSKCNVACGKSTTCDEAKAKEERERRGTTEKTITPDVMRYQKERTDCFHQTNDPIGVRSRLMHPLVQSSLLINSSILSEEDESVEDECIELKVKPRFVFVSSLCMVCSKKSQLFCERCQMVSYCSIMHQTQGLSLHRELCEALTEIHSSIVLTLSDGSGVQLDADQYRIYRLKLLAILESEVKRSLDLWEKEIILYPRVCRVCRRFSEKLICCTHCGMEFFCEEHGDEHKNWCEEFRVYQRILHLQHKHGYVNPKIPNAHLEMFVAQPEFDFDKLMHRIYGNSLYYRQMDCYTYALLSHLCTIPLTALYSMQISCPEWRDRTDWTIHILGAEFQFEGIHLDVWEKLFLHFLPNLQKLHLILIGPELQLPKDIPPRLLSMVQICKKCKSAGRAVIVTFKPEKLYHCLVRDPSQTLATPDLICLYNPGLYRTTGFAGKDTWLETIREFSKTLAPTTITSYTAQEMLWEINRINSVADVEVLLQPCKNPFASVKPDRNFVSDNTNPLIYKNYYITIVKGKSIVL